The DNA sequence GCTTGATGGGCTGACGGTGTTGTCTACTTTACGTAGTGCCAATAAAACTCTGCCAGTGATCATCCTTAGTGCCTTAGATAGCGTAGATGAGCGGGTCAAGGGCTTACGAGAAGGCGGTGATGATTACTTAGTGAAGCCTTTTGCCTTAGCTGAATTGTTAGTGCGAATTGAGATTTTAACCCAACGCCAACGTGGTCAGCTTGATTCGCAAACCAATACACTGCAGGTAGCTGATTTGAGTATGGACTTACTGGCACGGAGAGTATGGCGAGGCCAACAAGAAATACAGTTACAGCCAAAAGAATTTAAATTACTTCGCTATTTAATGGAACATGCTGGTCAGGTAGTGACTCGTACCTTGTTGTTTGAGGCCGTATGGAATTATGATTTTGACCCGCAAACCAATGTGATTGATGTGCATGTGGCACGCTTAAGAAAAAAGGTAGAACTTGATGGTCTTAGCCCACTACTTGAAACCGTACGTGGCGTGGGTTACCGGATGGTGGCGCAATAACCACCGAGCAAGCTCTGTTTGGCGATTGACCCGCCTTTATACTGGCTTATTGATGCTGGTGGTGGGTATTTTGCTGTGGGTGCTGTATCAATTAAGCGTTGGCCAACTTGGTCGTAGCCAAAGCCAGCAATTAAGCCAATTAGTGCAACAGCAGCAGCTGTTAGCCGAAGAGCTTAATCAGCAAGATTTCATTAGCCAATTTACTTTGCAGGCAAAGCAATCTAAGCAGTTTGTTTTAGCTTACAGTGATGGCAATACTACCTATGGGCGTTTGGCTTCTATCCCCAAACGAGCTAAAACTTGCCCGCGCCTCGCTCGCTTTCCGGTATATAACTATAATGAAATTCGGTTGTTTTCTGGCTGTGTTCAAAGCCTCAGTAATGGCCAATTGCTGGTGGCTACCGATGATGAAGCCCTGTTTGATTTACGCGAGCTGTTTCTTCAAGCCAGCATGGTTGCTTTGGCCTTAGCACTAGGCTTAGGTTTAATGACCGGTTGGTTTTTTTCGGCGCAAGTATTGCGCAGAGTAAACAGTTTTAATCATATTGCTCAGCAAGTTGAAGCCGGGGAGTTGAGTGCGCGGGTACCGATCGGGCCGCGTAATGATGAATTTGATCATATGGCTAAACACATCAACAAAATGCTCGCCCAAGTGGAGCACTCTTTTCAAGCTATCGCGGGTGTTACTGACGCGGTCGCTCATGATTTACGTACCCCATTAAGTCGCTTA is a window from the Agarivorans sp. TSD2052 genome containing:
- a CDS encoding response regulator transcription factor, with product MRILVVEDDLTTQQFLQRALTEQGYQVDVASDGQQGLFFALEHDYQLIVLDRMLPKLDGLTVLSTLRSANKTLPVIILSALDSVDERVKGLREGGDDYLVKPFALAELLVRIEILTQRQRGQLDSQTNTLQVADLSMDLLARRVWRGQQEIQLQPKEFKLLRYLMEHAGQVVTRTLLFEAVWNYDFDPQTNVIDVHVARLRKKVELDGLSPLLETVRGVGYRMVAQ
- a CDS encoding sensor histidine kinase produces the protein MVLAHYLKPYVAWVTGWWRNNHRASSVWRLTRLYTGLLMLVVGILLWVLYQLSVGQLGRSQSQQLSQLVQQQQLLAEELNQQDFISQFTLQAKQSKQFVLAYSDGNTTYGRLASIPKRAKTCPRLARFPVYNYNEIRLFSGCVQSLSNGQLLVATDDEALFDLRELFLQASMVALALALGLGLMTGWFFSAQVLRRVNSFNHIAQQVEAGELSARVPIGPRNDEFDHMAKHINKMLAQVEHSFQAIAGVTDAVAHDLRTPLSRLRLRIEQALLDVEHQDIGAKQLAQMLAELDQILSTFTAMLELTRLEQHQQKSSFKAVDLATVAEDAIELIQPLCQDRQQNLQLTILQPCTISGDATLLFRAIYNLLENASKYAGEQSDIELMINGDGFALNDTGPGIPEEETDKVFQRLYRLESSRNSPGYGLGLPLVRAIIRLHGGEIKLENNRPGLRVAVTF